In the Panthera leo isolate Ple1 chromosome C2, P.leo_Ple1_pat1.1, whole genome shotgun sequence genome, TAGGCCCTCAGGCCCTTGATCAGTGGCTGGCATCCATGTGGGAGCAAGGGcggtggcaggggcagggagaagggcggtggcaggggcgggggcgggggcagggagaagggctgTGCTAGGGACAGGGAGAAGGGCTGTGctaggggcagggagaagggcggtggcaggggtgggggcgggggcagggagaagggctgtgctagggacagggagaagggcgggggcaggggcgggggcgggggcagggagaagggcgggggcaggggcgggggcgggggcagggagaagggcgggggcaggggcgggggcgggggcagggagaaggggggcGGCAGGAACGGTGTTGGGAGCGGGAGCAGGAACAGTGGAAGCAGCAGGAGCAGAAGCAGGACCCAGCTGACTCTGCTCAGGTGCCTGCCGTCCCTGCACCGGTCCCAGGTCACCCGCTGGCTCCCGGGCCCCTGCAGGAGTCGCCCCGGACACCGCCCCTGCCTGCAGAGCCGCCGAGGCCCCCGAGGCTGTTGGGTCGGGCTCTGGAGCCGCACCggcttctgctcctgccccgGACTCTTGAGAAGGAAACGGAGTGATGGTTGCAGCGGCTCCAAGGGCTCAGGGTGACAGGAGAGAAGGTCCCCCCGCGCCAGCCTCTCCAGGGGCCTTTGCAGACACACCACACACCCCAGAGCCTCCCCGAGAAGCCGCGGCCAGGAACCCACACCAGGACCTCTGCCCCCTGGGGTCCGCAGCCCGGGGGGCTCTCAGTCTCTGCTCCTGGCCCCACACCAGCCCCCGGGGGCTcctccctgggtggcccagcaccGCCTGGGGCCCCGTgcgtgcacccccaccccccacccccagccttctcACCCTCGGGCTCGGGCTCCGGGGGCTCCGGGTCCTGGTCCCAGGACCGCTGAGCCAGGACCCTGTGGAAGGGCCCGGGCGGTGAGGGAGGCCCTCCCAGGCCATCTCCAGGCCCTGCTTCCGGAGACCTCCGTGCGGCCACTCTCTCCCCGGGTCCAGGGTGGCCCTCCTGGGCGACGGGGCACACGCACACCTCTGTAGGGCAGGTGAATCGGGATTCCGACAGTCGCCTCCCGATTTCATCCGTTGATTTCTGTGAAGACAGTGACCCGCGGCCGGCCCGGAGGCATCACAGCCCCGCCCGGCCATCCTCAGTGTCCTTCCGCCCTCTCCCCCTGCGGCTCCCAGATCCGACACGGACCTGAGTGTGCACAGCCCTGCGCCCGGGACACAGTGACATCCACCTGCAGGGCTCGGGATGAATCTTGGGGACAAGAGGGCCACCCCAGCACACCCTGTCCCTCCCAGCCAGCCTTGACCTGGGGTGTGAGCATGGCCCGCCCACCAGGCATCTGACCCCTTCATCAGCCTGCACCTGCTCACGTgggccctccacacacacacacacacacacacacacacacgggagggGCCGTGGGGTCGCACAAGTCAGATCAGAGCGGTGTCGGGATGGACCGGCTGTCTCTGGGGCTCCCTGGGTTACCTTTGGCTCCCTGCGAGCTAGAGACCTGAGGCGTCCTGTGCACGACCTGACCCACTGTCTCCAGGGTCGGGGAGCGTCGCGGCCAGGGGCTCCCCTGAGCCAGCAGCCGCGGAACACGGGCACACAACAGGAGAACATGTTCGTCAGTCACAGATGTCCCAACGAATGAGCCCAGTCGGCCGCTGTCTCCACAATGTGAGTGCCTGGTGACCCGGGTTCTGACTTCACTTGGGCTTTGTGACCAGAGAGGTGAGGTCACTGCCTGGGGTCCCCTTACCCGGCTTCCTCCTCCTACAAGAGCCCCTCCCAGGATGCGGagggctcccctccaccccatgccCTGTCCCTACTGTGACACCAACACAGCCCAGACACATCCCCGCGAGGCCTGGTGCAGCCGGTGTGGCAGCTCTGCGGACACAGAGCTGGGTTCAGACCTGGGTTTTCCTCCTGACCAGTGCCGGGACCCCGCACAGACCCTGTGCCTCGCGGGGCCCCCCGGTCTCCCCGTCTGCACAGTGGGGTCCTTCTGGCATCCACTTCTAGGGACACCGTCAGGGAGACACCTGTAGACTCGTCCCGTGCCTGCTATCCCGTGAGGCTCGTGGGCACACGTGGCCGtggaaggatgaggaaggggTGGGCCTGGCGTGGAACACACTCACGCGGGGCCTGAGTCTGCTCCGGGTCCAGGCACAGCCACCCCTCCTGCCTGGGTCCCAGGCCCGGGGGAAGGTGGAGGTGAGCTCGTTCAGACCCTGTGTCCACCCGACACGCCCCTCCAGGGGCTCCAGTACATTTGGGCCCGGGTCCCAGCGCCTGGGCTGTGGCTCC is a window encoding:
- the LOC122230389 gene encoding skin secretory protein xP2-like — its product is MFSCCVPVFRGCWLRGAPGRDAPRPWRQWVRSCTGRLRSLARREPKKSTDEIGRRLSESRFTCPTEVCVCPVAQEGHPGPGERVAARRSPEAGPGDGLGGPPSPPGPFHRVLAQRSWDQDPEPPEPEPEESGAGAEAGAAPEPDPTASGASAALQAGAVSGATPAGAREPAGDLGPVQGRQAPEQSQLGPASAPAASTVPAPAPNTVPAL